From one Candidatus Nitrospira nitrosa genomic stretch:
- the carB gene encoding carbamoyl-phosphate synthase large subunit, whose translation MPKRTDIQSILMIGSGPIVIGQACEFDYSGTQACKALKAEGYKVILINSNPATIMTDPELADRTYVEPITLDVVEKVIDRERPDALLPTMGGQTALNTTMGLVKRGVLEKYGVTLVGASADAIHKAEDREAFKLAMQRIGLRVPKSGTAHNRQEAVAIVETVGFPAIIRPSFTMGGTGGNIAYNREEFERLIEWALAMSPVSQVLIEESVIGWKEYELEVMRDLKDNVVIVCSIENFDPMGVHTGDSITVAPAMTLTDKEYQQMRDAALRIIREIGVDTGGSNIQFGINPANGEMVVIEMNPRVSRSSALASKATGFPIAKIAAKLAVGYTLDEIANDITGVTKASFEPAIDYVVVKIPRFAFQKFKGADPTLTTQMKSVGEVMAIGRTFKESLQKAIRSLELDLNGLVSRFGLDRGMPTGFNRSEAVEKLEGLLRTPLPERLWYLADAMRLGLTDKELGATTKVDPWFLDQVRQLVDFERSLASHATNPAECLSGGLLWEAKELGFSDDRIAYLLGCEAGVVAKARMEHRERRVTYKRVDTCAAEFEAQTPYLYSTYGHECEARPSDRKKVVILGGGPNRIGQGIEFDYCCVHAAMALREEAIDTIMVNCNPETVSTDYDTSDRLYFEPLTHEDVLNIVHREQPLGVVLQFGGQTPLKLALPLSKAGVKILGTSPDAIDLAEDRERFRELLNKLGLRQAESGTARSVEEAVHIAEQISYPVMVRPSYVLGGRSMQIVYDEAGLLEYTRSAVKASPNHPVLIDKYLADAIEVDADAISDGDTVVVAGIMEHIEEAGVHSGDSACSLPPYTLEKPLVTEIERQMSMLARELGVIGLMNAQFAVKGETIYVLEVNPRGSRTVPFVSKAIGVPLAKLAMKVMMGRSLKELGFTQAPVPEHFSVKEAVFPFNKFPGVDVLLGPEMKSTGEVMGLDEDFGWAFAKSQAGAGAVLPTSGTAFISVKPSDRPAALEVGRALSQLGMRIQGTSGTAGYLREHGLPVEVVNKVAEGRPHIVDHIKNGSVAIVVNTVRTASAHVDSLAIRREALHRGIPYYTTMRGAHAAAMAIEAILKKDLSIRTLQEYHQA comes from the coding sequence ATGCCAAAACGGACGGATATCCAATCAATTCTGATGATCGGATCAGGCCCAATCGTCATCGGGCAAGCCTGTGAGTTCGATTACTCCGGTACACAGGCCTGTAAAGCCCTCAAGGCCGAGGGCTATAAGGTCATTCTCATCAACAGTAATCCCGCTACGATCATGACCGACCCAGAGCTGGCCGATCGGACCTATGTGGAACCGATTACGTTGGACGTGGTCGAAAAAGTCATCGACCGGGAACGTCCCGATGCCTTGCTGCCGACCATGGGAGGGCAAACGGCTCTCAACACCACGATGGGCTTGGTCAAACGAGGCGTGCTCGAGAAGTATGGAGTGACCCTTGTGGGGGCGTCGGCGGATGCGATCCATAAGGCGGAGGATCGAGAAGCGTTTAAGCTGGCCATGCAGCGGATCGGGCTCCGGGTGCCGAAGAGCGGGACGGCCCATAATCGCCAGGAAGCCGTCGCGATCGTGGAGACCGTCGGGTTTCCGGCGATCATTCGCCCTTCCTTCACGATGGGAGGGACCGGTGGAAATATTGCCTACAATCGTGAAGAATTTGAGCGATTGATCGAGTGGGCACTGGCGATGAGTCCCGTGAGCCAGGTCTTGATCGAGGAATCGGTCATCGGTTGGAAAGAGTATGAATTGGAGGTCATGCGTGACCTGAAAGACAATGTCGTCATCGTGTGCTCCATTGAAAATTTCGATCCGATGGGGGTCCACACCGGAGACAGCATTACCGTGGCGCCGGCCATGACCTTGACCGATAAAGAATACCAACAGATGCGGGATGCGGCTCTGCGCATTATTCGTGAGATCGGGGTCGACACGGGCGGATCGAATATCCAGTTCGGGATCAACCCGGCCAATGGTGAGATGGTCGTCATTGAGATGAATCCGCGAGTATCCCGAAGTTCGGCGTTGGCCTCGAAAGCGACCGGATTCCCCATCGCGAAGATCGCCGCCAAACTTGCCGTTGGATACACGCTGGATGAGATTGCGAACGATATTACCGGAGTGACAAAGGCATCGTTTGAGCCGGCCATTGATTACGTCGTGGTGAAAATTCCTCGATTTGCCTTTCAGAAGTTCAAAGGTGCCGATCCGACCTTGACGACCCAAATGAAGTCGGTCGGTGAGGTGATGGCGATCGGACGTACCTTTAAAGAGTCATTGCAGAAAGCGATTCGCTCGTTGGAATTGGATCTAAACGGGCTGGTGTCTCGGTTCGGCCTGGACCGCGGAATGCCGACCGGCTTCAATCGTTCGGAGGCCGTCGAGAAGCTTGAGGGATTACTACGCACGCCATTGCCGGAGCGACTGTGGTATCTGGCCGACGCCATGCGCCTGGGATTGACCGATAAGGAATTGGGCGCGACGACGAAAGTCGATCCCTGGTTCTTAGACCAGGTGAGACAGCTGGTGGATTTTGAACGATCTCTTGCCAGCCATGCGACCAACCCGGCGGAGTGTCTGAGCGGAGGACTCCTTTGGGAAGCCAAGGAGCTCGGTTTTTCTGATGATCGTATCGCGTACTTGCTGGGCTGTGAGGCTGGGGTCGTCGCAAAAGCACGGATGGAGCATCGGGAACGGCGCGTGACGTATAAACGAGTCGATACCTGTGCCGCAGAATTTGAGGCCCAGACTCCGTATCTCTATTCCACCTATGGACACGAGTGCGAAGCAAGGCCGTCCGATCGAAAAAAGGTCGTTATTCTTGGTGGAGGCCCCAATCGTATCGGGCAGGGGATCGAGTTCGACTACTGTTGTGTCCATGCGGCCATGGCGCTTCGGGAAGAAGCGATCGATACGATCATGGTGAACTGCAATCCGGAAACCGTCAGCACGGATTACGATACCTCGGATCGCCTCTACTTTGAGCCGCTCACCCATGAGGATGTGCTGAATATCGTGCATCGGGAACAGCCGCTCGGTGTGGTATTGCAATTCGGGGGGCAGACTCCCTTGAAGCTCGCGCTCCCGCTTTCAAAGGCCGGTGTCAAGATTCTCGGCACCAGTCCTGATGCCATCGATCTGGCTGAGGATCGTGAACGGTTCCGTGAACTGTTGAATAAGCTCGGCCTGCGTCAGGCGGAGAGTGGCACCGCTCGATCCGTTGAGGAAGCGGTACACATTGCCGAGCAAATCAGTTACCCGGTTATGGTGCGTCCGTCGTACGTCTTAGGCGGACGGTCCATGCAGATCGTCTATGACGAAGCCGGTTTATTGGAATACACGCGGTCGGCGGTCAAGGCGTCGCCCAATCATCCGGTGTTGATCGACAAGTACCTCGCCGATGCGATCGAAGTCGATGCCGATGCGATATCAGATGGGGATACCGTGGTGGTCGCAGGCATTATGGAGCATATTGAAGAGGCCGGGGTCCATTCTGGCGATTCAGCCTGCTCGCTTCCTCCCTACACCCTCGAGAAGCCTCTTGTCACCGAGATCGAGCGTCAGATGAGCATGTTGGCCAGAGAGTTAGGGGTGATTGGGTTGATGAACGCCCAATTTGCCGTCAAAGGGGAGACGATTTATGTGTTAGAGGTCAATCCACGAGGATCCCGGACCGTTCCGTTCGTGAGCAAAGCGATCGGGGTCCCGCTTGCAAAGCTGGCGATGAAGGTGATGATGGGGCGATCGCTCAAGGAGCTTGGATTTACACAGGCTCCGGTCCCTGAGCATTTCTCGGTCAAAGAGGCGGTGTTTCCCTTCAATAAGTTTCCAGGGGTCGATGTGTTGCTCGGCCCGGAGATGAAATCGACCGGGGAGGTGATGGGCCTCGATGAAGATTTTGGATGGGCCTTTGCCAAATCCCAGGCCGGGGCCGGGGCTGTGTTGCCCACGTCCGGCACGGCGTTCATCAGCGTGAAGCCATCGGATCGTCCGGCCGCGCTCGAAGTGGGCAGGGCCTTGAGCCAACTGGGGATGCGGATTCAAGGAACGAGCGGGACTGCGGGCTATCTACGAGAGCATGGACTTCCCGTGGAGGTCGTGAATAAAGTGGCTGAAGGTAGGCCTCACATCGTTGATCATATTAAGAACGGCTCGGTGGCCATTGTCGTCAATACGGTACGGACGGCCTCGGCGCATGTTGATTCGCTTGCCATCAGACGAGAGGCACTCCATCGGGGGATCCCCTATTACACGACCATGCGAGGGGCCCATGCGGCGGCGATGGCGATCGAGGCAATCCTGAAAAAAGATCTATCGATCCGGACATTGCAAGAGTATCATCAGGCCTAA
- a CDS encoding M48 family metalloprotease produces MVQPSDHEIDRLLSTPIARRTLLLGGVRRAMGLSCLLTAGSMAILAAAVSGCVRAPGTARDQFIYISEEKEMAMGVGAYRELLRKAPVSDDPELNELVNRVGNRIAAVANKPEYQWEFAIIRDDRTINAFALPGGKVAVFTGILKITKNENGLATVIGHEVAHALQRHGAERYSRSILETIGQVGALAAGAAAGRPDAAIAAMSAYGVGVSLPFGRKQESEADYIGLKLMAQAGYDPREAVPFWERMSGCPRQMIDKVCFRSQHTIPEFLSTHPSDLARINQIEAWLPEAMKYYHDTQENQGPMPAPYHPLIGPELPLVNHG; encoded by the coding sequence ATGGTGCAGCCGTCGGACCACGAGATCGACCGATTGCTCTCAACGCCCATTGCTCGTCGGACGTTGTTGCTTGGGGGTGTTCGCAGAGCGATGGGGCTCTCGTGTCTTCTGACCGCTGGGTCGATGGCAATCTTGGCTGCGGCGGTCAGCGGGTGTGTCAGAGCCCCAGGGACCGCGCGCGATCAGTTTATTTACATTTCCGAGGAAAAGGAAATGGCGATGGGGGTCGGTGCTTATCGGGAATTACTTCGAAAAGCACCGGTAAGCGACGATCCTGAGTTGAATGAGTTGGTCAACAGGGTGGGGAATCGAATCGCTGCCGTCGCGAATAAACCGGAATATCAATGGGAATTCGCGATCATTCGAGATGATCGCACGATCAACGCCTTCGCCCTTCCCGGCGGAAAAGTTGCGGTCTTCACGGGAATTTTGAAGATTACCAAGAATGAAAATGGCTTGGCCACCGTGATCGGCCATGAAGTGGCGCATGCCCTCCAACGACATGGCGCAGAACGGTATAGTCGGAGTATTCTGGAGACCATCGGTCAGGTCGGTGCTCTGGCTGCCGGAGCGGCAGCCGGTCGACCGGATGCAGCCATTGCGGCGATGAGTGCCTATGGTGTCGGGGTGTCGTTACCATTCGGCCGGAAACAAGAATCAGAAGCCGACTATATCGGGCTCAAGCTGATGGCACAGGCGGGGTATGATCCTCGAGAAGCGGTTCCGTTTTGGGAGCGAATGAGTGGTTGTCCCAGACAAATGATTGACAAAGTCTGTTTTCGATCTCAACACACGATTCCAGAATTTTTGTCGACGCATCCCTCCGATCTGGCGCGGATCAATCAGATCGAAGCGTGGCTCCCTGAGGCCATGAAGTACTATCATGATACTCAGGAGAATCAGGGCCCAATGCCGGCTCCCTATCACCCCCTCATTGGTCCAGAACTTCCTCTAGTCAATCACGGTTAG
- the sppA gene encoding signal peptide peptidase SppA codes for MRNPIVVGVIGLLLSGCTFNFPLFPGPGPLQEMQVDGSGKAKVLLVEISGMISSQEKDGFRSTPSMIANVKEQLTRAAKDEQIKAVVLRINTPGGTVTASDIIYHELKTFKANRKVPVVASIMDLGTSGGYYIAAAADRVLAHPSSVTGSIGVIMLTVNAKGLLEKIGVDATAVTSGPRKDMGSPFRTMTTEERAIFQGLIDSFYQRFLTIVQEGRSNLQMDQIKRLADGRIYTGEQAKEAGLVDEIGYLEDAVEVAKKRAGLTEARVVTYQRPGEYSNNVYSKLAVPSGLAGLADFDLATLVRGGTPQFMYLWMP; via the coding sequence ATGCGTAATCCTATTGTGGTGGGGGTGATCGGACTTCTGCTGTCCGGCTGTACCTTCAATTTCCCGTTGTTCCCCGGCCCTGGACCGTTACAGGAAATGCAGGTCGACGGAAGCGGAAAGGCCAAGGTGCTGTTGGTTGAGATATCGGGAATGATCAGCTCGCAGGAAAAAGATGGATTCAGATCGACGCCCAGTATGATTGCAAACGTGAAGGAGCAACTGACTAGGGCCGCGAAGGATGAACAGATCAAGGCCGTCGTGTTGCGCATCAACACGCCTGGAGGAACGGTCACGGCCTCGGATATCATTTATCACGAGTTGAAGACATTCAAAGCCAATCGTAAAGTGCCCGTTGTTGCCTCCATCATGGATCTTGGGACCTCGGGGGGCTACTACATTGCAGCCGCTGCCGACCGGGTATTGGCGCATCCGTCATCCGTCACCGGGAGTATCGGTGTCATCATGCTCACGGTGAATGCCAAAGGGTTGCTCGAGAAAATAGGAGTCGATGCGACGGCGGTCACGTCAGGCCCTCGGAAGGACATGGGATCGCCGTTTCGGACCATGACGACCGAAGAGCGTGCCATCTTCCAAGGGCTGATCGATTCGTTTTATCAACGGTTCTTGACCATCGTGCAGGAGGGCCGTTCGAATTTACAGATGGACCAGATCAAGCGGCTGGCTGATGGTCGCATCTATACAGGGGAGCAAGCGAAGGAGGCCGGTTTGGTCGATGAGATCGGCTACCTGGAAGACGCCGTTGAGGTTGCGAAGAAACGAGCCGGCCTGACGGAAGCCCGTGTCGTGACGTACCAACGTCCAGGCGAGTATTCGAACAACGTCTATTCTAAACTTGCCGTTCCGAGCGGACTTGCCGGCCTTGCAGATTTCGACCTTGCCACATTGGTGCGTGGGGGAACTCCTCAGTTTATGTACCTGTGGATGCCGTAG
- the carA gene encoding glutamine-hydrolyzing carbamoyl-phosphate synthase small subunit, with the protein MKKAVLALADGTVFEGRALGYEGETVGEVVFNTAMTGYQEILSDPSYKGQIITMTCPQIGNYGVTPEDVESRRAWAEGFIVHEASRLLSNWRGKQTLHESLVETQVVAIEGIDTRALTRHLREHGSQQGCITHLDLDHERAIGRARQAPGIVGRDLAAEVTCARPFEWTTGTGDWAPWPNSDAIGSGARWRVVAYDFGIKYNILRRLVDVGCDVTVVPAATPAEAVEALKPHGIFLSNGPGDPEGVPYAAKAVEQLIGRYPIFGICLGHQILGLAFGLKTYKLKFGHHGANHPVMDLRTRKVEITSQNHNFAVQAQPMLVDVPTVSPVIQTRYGRLAITHVSLNDCSVEGMASLEHPVFSVQYHPEAAPGPHDAAYLFGEFVRRMENHYA; encoded by the coding sequence GTGAAAAAGGCAGTATTGGCATTGGCAGACGGGACGGTGTTTGAAGGTCGTGCGCTTGGTTACGAGGGTGAAACGGTCGGTGAAGTCGTGTTTAACACGGCCATGACCGGCTATCAGGAAATTTTGAGTGATCCGTCCTACAAGGGACAGATCATTACCATGACCTGTCCACAGATCGGGAACTATGGCGTGACGCCGGAAGATGTAGAGTCTCGTCGGGCTTGGGCTGAAGGGTTTATCGTACATGAAGCGAGCCGATTGCTCAGTAACTGGCGCGGCAAACAGACGCTTCACGAGTCCTTGGTAGAGACTCAGGTTGTTGCCATTGAGGGGATCGATACAAGGGCGTTGACAAGACATTTGCGCGAGCATGGGTCGCAACAAGGTTGTATCACGCACCTTGATCTCGACCATGAACGAGCGATTGGGCGAGCTAGACAAGCACCCGGTATCGTCGGACGAGATCTTGCTGCCGAAGTCACCTGTGCGCGTCCATTTGAATGGACGACAGGGACCGGTGACTGGGCACCATGGCCGAACAGTGACGCAATAGGAAGCGGTGCACGCTGGCGGGTTGTCGCCTATGATTTTGGCATCAAATACAACATTCTGAGACGACTGGTTGATGTCGGGTGTGATGTGACCGTGGTCCCTGCCGCCACGCCGGCCGAAGCCGTTGAGGCGCTTAAGCCTCACGGAATTTTTCTTTCAAACGGTCCGGGAGACCCGGAGGGTGTTCCGTATGCGGCGAAGGCGGTTGAACAGCTGATTGGTCGCTATCCCATCTTCGGGATCTGTTTGGGGCATCAGATTCTTGGCCTCGCATTCGGACTCAAGACCTATAAGTTGAAGTTCGGCCACCATGGAGCGAATCACCCTGTGATGGATCTTCGAACCAGAAAAGTTGAAATCACTTCGCAGAACCATAATTTTGCCGTGCAGGCGCAGCCGATGCTGGTTGACGTACCAACGGTCTCGCCTGTGATCCAGACGCGATATGGACGGCTTGCCATCACCCATGTCAGTTTGAATGATTGCTCGGTTGAAGGTATGGCTTCACTTGAACATCCGGTCTTTTCGGTCCAATACCATCCGGAGGCAGCACCGGGACCGCACGATGCTGCCTACTTGTTCGGTGAATTTGTGCGGCGTATGGAGAACCATTATGCGTAA
- a CDS encoding DUF4149 domain-containing protein: MPWWGMVCCLTLEGVALAVWVGGMIVLSGAVIPAVFNTFGGQDSGGMFLTRAFEGYHRFVIGAGGVLAVALLGRWWSGEPRVMVSASEILVVIMMVVIAGVIILVLHPEAAALQTQAFATKDEGAKKAAFEAFFHVLLPIRSLYMINLVLGLLLMGIRAKRVMDDGGRQS, translated from the coding sequence ATGCCCTGGTGGGGGATGGTCTGTTGCCTCACGCTCGAGGGAGTTGCCCTCGCAGTGTGGGTCGGGGGGATGATAGTACTGAGCGGTGCAGTGATCCCAGCGGTATTCAATACGTTCGGAGGACAAGACTCCGGGGGGATGTTTTTGACACGTGCGTTTGAGGGCTATCATCGGTTCGTCATCGGAGCCGGTGGCGTTCTCGCTGTGGCCTTGTTAGGCCGATGGTGGAGCGGTGAGCCTCGTGTGATGGTGAGTGCGAGCGAGATTCTGGTGGTGATCATGATGGTGGTGATCGCAGGGGTTATCATTCTGGTATTGCATCCTGAGGCAGCAGCACTTCAAACGCAGGCCTTTGCGACGAAGGATGAGGGAGCCAAGAAAGCAGCGTTTGAGGCATTTTTCCACGTGCTGTTGCCGATTCGATCGCTGTATATGATCAACCTGGTATTGGGTCTCCTGCTTATGGGGATCAGAGCAAAACGTGTAATGGACGACGGCGGAAGACAATCGTGA
- a CDS encoding dihydroorotase, translating into MSILIKGGRVIDPGRFVGIADVLIDDGKITAVAPQLTAPVGSRTIRAEGKLVLPGFVDLHVHFREPGFEYKETIQSGSAAAVAGGFTTVCCMPNTSPVNDNQAVTEFILERSRLAGLANVLPIGAITKGSEGKELAEIGDLRRSGCVAISDDGKPVMNSLVMRRAMEYASAFDLPVVDHCEDLHLAEGGCMNEGLISTELGLPGIPAAAEDVMVARNLSLSELTGARLHLAHISTAGSARMVREAKARGIRVTAEACPHHFTLTEDLVRGYNTHAKMNPPLRTWTDVQAIKEGLRDGTIDVIATDHAPHATQEKQQDFTEAPFGIVGLETALSLTLGLVEEGVLSLEQAVQKLTSAPAAAFGLKKGTLGVGADADVVIVDQHEQWEVDPTKFRSKSRNTPFVGWKVKGLVQTTIVGGRVVFEASPVER; encoded by the coding sequence GTGTCGATTTTAATTAAAGGTGGTCGGGTCATCGATCCAGGTCGGTTTGTCGGAATAGCCGATGTGCTCATCGATGACGGAAAAATCACGGCGGTCGCTCCCCAGCTGACGGCTCCCGTCGGCAGCCGGACGATTCGGGCGGAAGGAAAGTTGGTTCTGCCTGGATTTGTCGACCTGCACGTGCATTTTCGAGAGCCAGGATTCGAATATAAAGAAACCATTCAAAGCGGCAGCGCAGCAGCAGTCGCAGGAGGATTTACGACTGTCTGCTGTATGCCCAATACAAGCCCGGTGAACGACAATCAAGCCGTGACCGAGTTTATTCTGGAACGGTCTCGGCTGGCCGGTCTCGCGAATGTGTTGCCGATCGGTGCGATCACCAAAGGATCCGAAGGGAAGGAACTGGCCGAAATCGGTGACTTGCGCCGTTCCGGTTGCGTGGCGATCTCGGATGATGGAAAGCCCGTGATGAACAGTTTGGTGATGCGGCGTGCGATGGAATATGCGTCGGCGTTTGACCTACCCGTGGTTGATCACTGCGAGGATCTCCATCTCGCCGAAGGCGGTTGCATGAACGAGGGGTTGATTTCCACCGAGCTTGGATTGCCCGGTATCCCTGCGGCAGCCGAAGATGTGATGGTGGCGCGCAATCTGTCGCTGTCTGAGTTGACGGGGGCTCGTTTGCATCTGGCCCATATCAGCACCGCCGGGTCGGCGCGAATGGTTCGGGAGGCAAAGGCCCGTGGGATTCGTGTGACAGCGGAGGCCTGTCCGCACCATTTCACGTTGACCGAGGACCTAGTGCGCGGTTACAACACCCATGCCAAAATGAATCCGCCCTTGCGGACCTGGACCGATGTCCAGGCGATCAAGGAAGGGTTGCGTGATGGGACAATTGATGTGATCGCCACGGATCATGCTCCCCATGCGACTCAGGAAAAACAGCAGGATTTTACCGAGGCTCCATTCGGAATTGTCGGACTTGAGACCGCGCTTTCGCTGACGTTGGGATTGGTGGAGGAAGGGGTCTTATCGCTCGAGCAAGCCGTTCAGAAGCTGACTTCTGCTCCGGCCGCCGCGTTCGGCCTCAAAAAAGGTACATTGGGGGTGGGCGCGGACGCTGATGTCGTGATCGTGGATCAGCATGAACAGTGGGAGGTCGATCCGACAAAATTCCGATCCAAGAGCCGAAACACGCCGTTTGTCGGATGGAAAGTGAAAGGGCTAGTACAGACCACGATCGTAGGCGGCCGTGTGGTATTCGAGGCCAGCCCTGTGGAGCGGTAG
- a CDS encoding aspartate carbamoyltransferase catalytic subunit: MSVKRKDLLSLAPLAVDEITLILDTADSFKEVTGREIKKVPALRGKTVVNLFFEPSTRTRTSFELAAKRLSADVINFAPSSSSVVKGETLLDTARNIEAMQADIIVLRHSSAGAAEALAQGVKSSVINAGDGWHEHPTQALLDLYTIRQRGMNFRGLRVAIVGDVSHSRVARSNIFALVKLGAEVRLVGPPTMMPWGVEKLGAKVYSNMDEGLRDVNVIMMLRLQLERQGRAQFPSIREYSRLYGLTAERVRLADSDAIVMHPGPINRGVEIAPDVADSLSSVILDQVANGVAVRMGILYLMSGTNS; the protein is encoded by the coding sequence ATGAGCGTGAAGCGCAAAGATCTGTTGAGTCTCGCCCCCTTGGCGGTCGATGAGATCACCCTCATCCTCGATACCGCCGATTCTTTTAAAGAAGTGACGGGGCGCGAAATCAAGAAAGTGCCGGCCCTGAGAGGGAAGACGGTCGTCAATCTCTTCTTCGAGCCAAGTACGAGGACGCGGACATCCTTCGAATTGGCAGCCAAGCGGCTGAGCGCCGACGTGATCAACTTTGCACCCTCTTCCAGTAGTGTCGTGAAGGGGGAAACGTTGCTCGATACGGCGAGAAATATCGAAGCGATGCAAGCCGACATTATCGTATTGCGGCATTCCTCGGCCGGAGCCGCCGAGGCGTTGGCGCAGGGAGTGAAGTCGTCTGTCATCAATGCAGGCGATGGATGGCACGAACATCCCACGCAAGCATTGCTTGATCTCTATACGATTCGGCAACGAGGAATGAACTTTCGAGGCTTGCGGGTGGCGATTGTCGGCGACGTGTCGCATAGTCGGGTTGCTCGTTCGAATATCTTTGCGCTCGTCAAACTCGGGGCTGAGGTCAGACTCGTGGGGCCTCCGACGATGATGCCTTGGGGCGTCGAAAAGCTGGGGGCGAAAGTATATTCCAATATGGATGAAGGTCTGCGCGACGTGAATGTCATCATGATGCTGCGGCTTCAATTGGAGCGGCAAGGGCGCGCACAGTTTCCTTCAATCAGAGAATACTCGCGGCTCTACGGACTCACCGCTGAGCGTGTACGGCTGGCTGACTCGGATGCCATCGTCATGCATCCTGGCCCCATCAATCGAGGTGTGGAGATCGCCCCGGATGTGGCTGATAGTTTGTCGTCGGTGATTTTGGACCAAGTTGCGAATGGGGTGGCGGTACGGATGGGAATTTTGTACCTCATGTCCGGGACCAATTCATGA